From Vicinamibacterales bacterium, the proteins below share one genomic window:
- a CDS encoding BON domain-containing protein, with product MFRALLRLVVVLVLLVAAGAFFLGWWGSNRADGPQVSGPAVGTTGRVDTQKAKEVGAEVGAKTAEAANRAGAMLNEGALTAKIKSKMALDDLVRARSIDVTTSGQVVTLTGTVASEAERTRAVQLARETAGVAQVVDRLTVVR from the coding sequence ATGTTCCGCGCACTGCTGAGGCTGGTCGTCGTCCTCGTCCTGCTGGTCGCGGCCGGGGCATTCTTCCTCGGGTGGTGGGGAAGCAATCGCGCCGACGGGCCGCAGGTGTCCGGGCCTGCCGTCGGGACCACGGGACGCGTCGATACACAGAAGGCGAAAGAGGTCGGTGCGGAGGTCGGCGCCAAGACCGCGGAAGCCGCCAACCGCGCCGGCGCGATGCTCAACGAAGGGGCCCTGACGGCGAAAATCAAATCGAAGATGGCGCTGGACGATCTGGTGCGCGCCCGCAGCATCGACGTGACGACCTCGGGACAGGTGGTGACGTTGACGGGGACCGTGGCCTCCGAAGCCGAGCGGACGCGCGCGGTGCAGCTCGCGCGTGAGACCGCCGGGGTCGCGCAGGTGGTGGACCGCCTGACCGTCGTCCGGTAG
- a CDS encoding glycosyltransferase, with product MPQTMAESPTSAEPLLSILIPVYNEARTLRTIIRRVLASPVALPMELVCVDDGSRDRSAEILEGLAAADPRIRVFRQPHNMGKGAAIIRAIREMRGDIGLIQDADLEYDPADYPALVGPILQGKADAVFGSRFASAGQRKVLLYWHGVANHFLTWLTNILNDINLTDMETCYKAVRADILKQTPLYSNRFGIEPELTTKLAQWNIRLYEVPISYHGRSVAEGKKIGWKDAVSAIWTLIKYRFVDDRFTTHDGYYVLQSMRRARGLNRWILQQFRHYLGGRVLEAGCGIGNFTELLLDRERLVCVDNDPLYVEMANWRLGHLENVITIKGDLSNPAVYAELKPERLDTIVCLNVLEHIGPDEQVLRAYYDLLEPGGHAIILVPAHPSLYSACDEALGHVRRYTEPELRGKMQAAGFELVKMDEFNRMGVPGWWMNKQLGRRDLNPRQMRWFERLLPVAKGMEALRIGRGLSLIGVGRKPA from the coding sequence TTGCCGCAGACGATGGCCGAGTCGCCGACATCCGCAGAGCCGCTGCTCAGCATCCTCATCCCCGTCTACAACGAAGCCCGCACGCTCCGCACCATCATCCGGCGCGTACTGGCCAGCCCGGTGGCGCTGCCGATGGAGCTGGTCTGCGTGGACGACGGCAGCCGCGACCGCTCGGCCGAGATCCTCGAGGGGCTGGCGGCGGCGGACCCGCGGATTCGCGTGTTCCGCCAGCCGCACAACATGGGCAAGGGGGCGGCGATCATCCGCGCGATCCGGGAGATGCGCGGGGACATCGGCCTCATCCAGGACGCCGACCTCGAATACGATCCGGCCGACTACCCGGCGCTCGTCGGGCCGATTCTCCAGGGGAAGGCCGACGCGGTGTTCGGCTCGCGGTTCGCGTCGGCGGGGCAGCGCAAGGTGCTGCTGTACTGGCACGGCGTCGCCAACCACTTCCTCACCTGGCTCACCAACATCCTCAACGACATCAACCTCACCGACATGGAGACCTGCTACAAGGCCGTCCGTGCCGACATCCTGAAGCAGACGCCCCTCTACAGCAACCGCTTCGGCATCGAGCCCGAGCTGACGACCAAGCTGGCGCAGTGGAACATCCGCCTCTACGAAGTTCCGATCAGCTATCACGGGCGCAGCGTGGCCGAGGGCAAGAAGATCGGCTGGAAGGACGCGGTGTCGGCGATCTGGACGCTGATCAAGTACCGCTTCGTCGACGATCGGTTCACCACGCACGACGGCTACTACGTGCTCCAGAGCATGCGGCGGGCGCGCGGGCTGAACCGCTGGATCCTGCAGCAGTTCCGCCACTACCTCGGCGGCCGGGTGCTCGAGGCCGGCTGTGGCATCGGCAACTTCACCGAGCTGCTGCTCGATCGCGAGCGGCTGGTGTGCGTCGACAACGACCCGCTCTACGTCGAGATGGCGAACTGGCGGCTCGGGCACCTGGAGAACGTGATCACGATCAAGGGGGATCTCTCGAATCCGGCGGTGTACGCCGAGCTCAAGCCGGAGCGGCTCGACACCATCGTCTGCCTCAACGTGCTCGAGCACATCGGGCCGGACGAACAGGTGCTGCGCGCCTACTACGATCTGCTCGAGCCCGGCGGCCACGCGATCATCCTCGTGCCGGCGCATCCGTCGTTGTACAGCGCCTGCGACGAGGCGCTGGGCCACGTGCGCCGCTACACCGAGCCGGAGCTGCGCGGCAAGATGCAGGCGGCGGGCTTCGAGCTGGTGAAGATGGACGAGTTCAACCGGATGGGGGTCCCCGGCTGGTGGATGAACAAGCAGCTGGGACGCCGCGATCTGAATCCGCGGCAGATGCGCTGGTTCGAGCGCCTGCTGCCGGTCGCCAAAGGGATGGAAGCGCTGCGCATCGGCCGCGGCCTCAGCCTGATCGGCGTCGGCCGCAAGCCGGCGTAG
- a CDS encoding site-specific integrase, translating into MTAKPHVSMLAEDNVRTGFLEQAEFEAVREALPAHLRGVVTLAYFTAMRVKSETLTMQSSQVDREAKVIRLNRGTTKNKKGRVLPYGKLPELVTVIDTAWQAHEQLKAAEIVSPFVVERDGERVKDFRGVWETATETAGYPGKLLHDFRRTAVRNLVRRGVPEKTAMQITGHKTRSVFDRYDIVTERDIEAGLAKLTDRPAAVEPKRQRGKVRQFPKRTGTDG; encoded by the coding sequence TTGACCGCGAAGCCGCACGTGTCGATGCTCGCGGAGGATAACGTCCGGACCGGATTCCTTGAGCAAGCGGAGTTTGAAGCCGTGCGCGAGGCGCTGCCGGCCCACCTTCGAGGCGTCGTCACCCTCGCCTACTTCACCGCGATGCGCGTCAAATCAGAGACTCTGACCATGCAATCGTCGCAGGTAGACCGCGAGGCAAAGGTGATCCGACTCAATCGCGGCACGACGAAGAACAAGAAGGGACGCGTGCTCCCTTACGGCAAGTTGCCGGAGTTGGTCACGGTGATTGATACGGCGTGGCAGGCACACGAGCAGTTGAAGGCGGCTGAGATTGTCTCGCCGTTCGTGGTCGAGCGTGACGGGGAGCGGGTAAAGGACTTCCGAGGCGTTTGGGAGACGGCGACGGAAACGGCCGGATATCCCGGCAAGCTGCTCCACGACTTCCGCCGCACGGCCGTGCGCAATCTCGTGCGTCGTGGCGTGCCCGAAAAGACCGCGATGCAGATCACCGGGCATAAGACGCGCAGCGTGTTCGACCGCTACGACATCGTCACCGAGCGCGACATCGAGGCGGGACTCGCCAAGCTCACCGATCGACCGGCCGCAGTCGAGCCGAAGCGTCAACGCGGGAAGGTCCGCCAGTTCCCGAAGCGCACCGGGACGGACGGTTAA
- the pdxH gene encoding pyridoxamine 5'-phosphate oxidase, translating to MSTAAPEIDPIALYLRLAERARVEGLDTAPIALATADAAGRPSVRIVLLRGVDARGFVFFTNYESRKGRELKENPRASLCQYWPTLEEQIRIEGPIELIDAAESDAYFADRPRESQLGAWASQQSAQLEGRQMLDARLEEVEQRFAHGSVPRPPYWGGIRVIPERIEFWYGRSGRLHDRLLYTKAGGGWETSWLYP from the coding sequence ATGTCAACCGCTGCGCCCGAGATTGACCCGATCGCGTTGTACTTGCGCCTCGCCGAGCGCGCGAGAGTGGAAGGGCTCGACACCGCACCCATCGCGCTGGCCACGGCCGACGCCGCCGGCCGGCCATCGGTGCGCATCGTCCTGCTGCGCGGCGTGGACGCGCGGGGCTTCGTGTTCTTCACGAATTACGAGAGCCGCAAAGGACGCGAGCTGAAGGAGAACCCGCGCGCGTCGCTGTGCCAGTACTGGCCGACGCTGGAGGAGCAGATCCGCATCGAAGGCCCGATCGAGCTGATCGACGCGGCCGAATCGGACGCCTACTTCGCCGACCGTCCGCGCGAAAGCCAGCTCGGAGCGTGGGCCTCGCAGCAGAGCGCCCAGCTCGAAGGGCGCCAGATGCTGGATGCGCGCCTCGAAGAAGTCGAGCAGCGCTTCGCCCACGGATCCGTCCCGCGTCCGCCCTACTGGGGCGGCATCCGCGTCATCCCCGAGCGGATCGAGTTCTGGTACGGCCGTTCCGGCCGCCTGCACGATCGGCTGCTCTACACGAAAGCCGGCGGCGGCTGGGAAACGAGCTGGCTGTATCCGTGA
- a CDS encoding C39 family peptidase, translating into MLKRVVMAVALCAAAGPSPALAQPPLQVPYLPQTEALCGGAAAAMVMRFWGARDVYADAFAPLVDWSAGGIRTSVLARALEERGWRLLAGAGDLPRLRAALTLGRPVIALIEDRPGRYHYVVVVSAADGGPVVHHDPARAPSRSLSASAFDARWSKADRWMAVVQPPPPSAPAPAPETPPASDARIDPRLTPACQSSMTDGLTSAERGDTRAARAAFEAAAAACPGAAAPWRELAGLAALARDWDGAARFARRATAADPGDQHAWRVLATAEYVRHRDLDALRAWNALGEPRVDLVEIQGLAHTRYMVVASAIGVEPRALLTPDALRLAQKRVRDLPAVSTARVTFHPVENGRAQVDATVVERARAPRTYPAWIGLGLGAVANSEAAAAFSNVSGGGDAVEIAWRWWEHRPRVGASYSAPGPGGVWTIDAFRETQTFASATRFEETRTSVGAGVGNWLTPRFRVAGGAAIDRWRGAGRAASASARVQLWPVLDRLRVEAGIRGWRGSPERFATADARAVWRSNAATSGTLWMAGGGYQFASASAPASLWPGADTGHARDVLLRAHPLLDDGVVNGRVFGRRIAFASAEVQRWVEPKGQRLLRIAPAVFIDLARAARGLPASDTRLHADAGAGLRIALLGFGVLRADVARGLRDGRTAFSVGWQR; encoded by the coding sequence TTGCTGAAACGGGTCGTCATGGCCGTCGCGCTCTGCGCGGCGGCCGGTCCGTCCCCCGCGCTCGCGCAGCCTCCCTTACAGGTTCCCTACCTTCCGCAGACCGAAGCGCTCTGCGGCGGCGCCGCCGCCGCGATGGTGATGCGCTTCTGGGGCGCGCGCGACGTCTACGCGGACGCGTTCGCGCCGCTGGTGGACTGGTCGGCGGGCGGAATCCGCACGTCGGTGCTCGCGCGCGCGCTCGAGGAGCGCGGCTGGCGCCTGCTCGCGGGCGCCGGAGACCTGCCGCGCCTGCGCGCGGCGCTGACGCTCGGCCGCCCGGTCATCGCCTTGATCGAGGATCGCCCGGGACGCTATCACTACGTCGTGGTGGTGTCGGCGGCGGACGGAGGGCCGGTCGTCCACCACGATCCCGCGCGTGCGCCGTCGCGATCCTTGTCGGCGTCCGCATTCGACGCCCGCTGGAGCAAGGCGGACCGCTGGATGGCCGTCGTGCAGCCGCCGCCGCCGTCCGCTCCGGCGCCCGCGCCGGAGACTCCGCCCGCCTCTGACGCCAGGATCGATCCCCGCCTCACTCCCGCGTGCCAGTCGTCGATGACCGATGGGCTGACGAGCGCGGAGCGAGGGGACACGCGTGCGGCGCGTGCCGCGTTCGAAGCCGCGGCTGCGGCATGTCCCGGCGCCGCCGCGCCCTGGCGCGAGCTGGCGGGACTCGCGGCGCTCGCCAGGGACTGGGACGGCGCGGCCCGCTTCGCGCGGCGTGCGACCGCCGCGGACCCCGGCGATCAGCACGCGTGGCGCGTGCTCGCGACCGCGGAGTACGTGCGCCACCGCGATCTCGACGCGCTCAGGGCGTGGAACGCGCTCGGCGAACCGCGGGTCGATCTCGTCGAGATCCAGGGGCTGGCGCACACGCGCTACATGGTGGTGGCGAGCGCGATCGGCGTCGAGCCGCGGGCGCTGCTGACGCCTGACGCGCTGCGGCTCGCGCAGAAGCGCGTGCGCGATCTGCCGGCCGTCTCGACGGCGCGCGTCACCTTTCATCCCGTCGAGAACGGCCGCGCGCAGGTGGACGCCACGGTGGTCGAGCGCGCTCGCGCGCCGCGTACCTATCCCGCGTGGATCGGGCTCGGACTCGGCGCGGTCGCCAACAGCGAGGCCGCGGCGGCGTTCTCCAACGTGAGCGGCGGCGGCGATGCGGTGGAGATCGCATGGCGATGGTGGGAGCACCGTCCCCGCGTCGGCGCGTCCTACTCGGCGCCCGGTCCGGGAGGCGTCTGGACGATCGACGCGTTTCGCGAGACGCAAACGTTCGCGTCGGCGACGCGGTTCGAGGAGACGCGGACGAGCGTCGGCGCGGGCGTCGGCAACTGGCTGACGCCGCGGTTCAGGGTCGCGGGCGGCGCGGCGATCGATCGTTGGAGGGGCGCCGGCCGCGCCGCCTCGGCATCCGCGCGCGTGCAACTCTGGCCGGTGCTCGATCGGCTGCGCGTCGAGGCGGGCATCCGCGGCTGGCGCGGATCGCCGGAACGCTTCGCCACCGCCGACGCGCGCGCAGTCTGGCGATCGAACGCCGCGACGTCCGGGACGCTGTGGATGGCGGGCGGCGGCTATCAATTCGCGAGCGCGTCGGCGCCTGCCTCGCTCTGGCCCGGCGCCGACACGGGGCACGCGCGCGACGTGCTGCTGCGCGCGCACCCGCTGCTCGACGACGGCGTGGTGAACGGCCGCGTGTTCGGCCGCCGGATCGCGTTCGCCTCCGCGGAAGTGCAGCGGTGGGTGGAGCCGAAGGGACAGCGGCTGCTGCGGATCGCGCCGGCGGTGTTCATCGATCTCGCGCGCGCGGCGCGCGGCCTGCCGGCGTCCGACACGCGCCTCCATGCCGACGCCGGCGCCGGTCTCCGGATCGCCCTGCTCGGCTTCGGCGTGCTGCGCGCGGACGTCGCGCGCGGCCTTCGTGACGGCCGGACCGCGTTCTCAGTGGGGTGGCAGCGGTGA
- a CDS encoding VanZ family protein, which yields MRSWPFWIIVIAVASGPWFGIAPEPQWSRVTWIPFHGFEDRPRDMLVNVLLFVPFGWSFAKSRPGMRGVLGAIAAAAAVSMAVEIPQLFFRLRDPSATDVLMALCGAAAGSLAAQSFYRGGAGDPARRSETGDGRRQQEQPGSG from the coding sequence ATGCGATCGTGGCCGTTCTGGATCATCGTCATCGCCGTCGCCAGCGGCCCGTGGTTCGGCATCGCGCCCGAACCGCAGTGGTCGCGCGTCACGTGGATCCCGTTTCACGGGTTCGAGGACCGGCCGCGCGACATGCTGGTCAACGTCCTGCTGTTCGTGCCCTTCGGCTGGTCGTTCGCAAAGTCCCGGCCCGGGATGAGGGGCGTCCTCGGCGCCATCGCGGCGGCAGCCGCTGTCTCGATGGCGGTCGAGATCCCGCAGTTGTTCTTCAGACTGCGGGATCCCTCGGCGACGGACGTGCTGATGGCGCTGTGCGGCGCGGCGGCCGGCTCGCTCGCCGCGCAGTCCTTCTACCGGGGCGGCGCGGGGGACCCTGCACGCCGGAGCGAGACAGGCGACGGCCGCCGCCAGCAGGAGCAGCCCGGCAGCGGCTAG
- a CDS encoding carboxypeptidase regulatory-like domain-containing protein yields MAPSRGSEPQTGRLQGRVTITVPVTKAPPSAAYGARRVEKGPAETASELTNVIVFLDDAPKPAALQPTRARIVQENETFVPRVVAITRGSTVDFPNADPFFHDVFSLSRAGTFDLGSYPRGQTKSQQFRRAGLIKVYCHIHSHMSASIMVFDHPYFTIPRADGTFSIDDVPPGTYKVSAWHERIGENTQPVRIEPGRPSEIHFALPIASR; encoded by the coding sequence ATGGCCCCGTCCCGGGGCTCCGAGCCGCAGACCGGCCGGCTGCAAGGCCGCGTCACGATTACGGTTCCGGTCACGAAGGCGCCGCCGTCCGCCGCGTACGGCGCGCGGCGGGTGGAGAAAGGACCGGCTGAGACGGCCTCCGAGCTGACCAACGTCATCGTGTTCCTGGACGATGCCCCGAAGCCGGCGGCTCTTCAGCCGACGCGGGCGCGGATCGTTCAGGAGAACGAGACCTTCGTCCCGCGCGTGGTCGCCATCACCCGCGGATCCACGGTCGATTTCCCCAACGCGGACCCCTTCTTTCACGACGTCTTCTCGCTGTCTCGCGCCGGAACGTTCGACCTCGGGTCGTATCCCCGCGGCCAGACCAAGTCGCAGCAGTTCCGCCGCGCGGGCCTCATCAAGGTCTACTGCCATATCCACTCGCACATGTCGGCGAGCATCATGGTGTTCGACCACCCCTACTTCACCATCCCCCGCGCCGACGGGACGTTTTCGATCGACGACGTGCCGCCCGGGACCTACAAGGTCAGCGCCTGGCACGAGCGGATCGGAGAAAACACGCAGCCGGTCCGCATCGAGCCGGGGCGCCCCTCGGAAATTCACTTCGCGCTGCCGATAGCCTCCAGATGA
- a CDS encoding HD domain-containing phosphohydrolase: MAPRTPRFVVRTMATTFATVVFILGAVLLVVTLTVRERMRTTVIEHLSTQQGVLRTLEQRRLAEMQSQAQMLAESPTVKAAMDTYHSEARMADGDGRTQLLVTVSRELEELASRIRPDIIAVTDPAGLVIAASGRRRADWPRELPNSAAAEFVTTPGGIFRVAAAPFVVQQTLVGYLQLGSALDGDYAAQITSLSGTGTLIAANGAVVASTLPPRATRALTPPVLAAMPDADIVDLDGEQYAVRTLLRHGDLAVYTMDSIEASARAILGTTVRALGIIALCSLALAAIASMWLARTLARPIDTLSRSLTALASSRDFDRPVARTGSSVEVDALTDTFNSLMSTVAAAEEETRSTYVGAIRALALALDARDPYTAGHSERVSTISVTVGHHMGLGEDDLDTLRLGALLHDIGKIGISDDVLRKAGPLTAVEYEAIKQHPVTGARILRSVAFLARHLPIVELHHERPDGKGYPYGRLADEIPVLARIVHVVDAFDAMTSARAYRPARSAAEALQELWRHAGSQFDADVVQALAAVAPTLRLEQERHDVAHAHAPRSTLVTFPRA; the protein is encoded by the coding sequence ATGGCGCCGCGCACTCCGCGCTTCGTGGTCCGGACGATGGCGACGACGTTTGCGACCGTCGTCTTCATTCTCGGCGCGGTGCTGCTGGTCGTGACGCTCACCGTCCGCGAGCGGATGCGGACCACGGTGATCGAGCACCTGTCGACGCAGCAGGGGGTGCTGCGGACGCTCGAGCAGCGGCGCCTGGCGGAGATGCAGTCGCAGGCGCAGATGCTGGCGGAGTCCCCTACCGTCAAGGCGGCGATGGACACCTACCACTCGGAAGCCCGCATGGCGGACGGCGACGGGCGCACGCAGCTGCTCGTCACCGTCAGCCGCGAGCTCGAGGAGCTGGCGTCGCGGATCCGGCCCGACATCATCGCCGTCACCGACCCGGCCGGCCTGGTGATCGCCGCGTCGGGCCGCCGGCGGGCGGACTGGCCGCGGGAACTGCCCAACAGCGCCGCGGCGGAGTTCGTCACCACGCCCGGCGGAATCTTCCGCGTCGCCGCGGCGCCCTTCGTCGTGCAGCAGACGCTCGTCGGCTACCTCCAGCTCGGGAGCGCGCTGGACGGCGACTATGCGGCGCAGATCACCTCGCTCTCCGGGACCGGCACCCTGATCGCGGCGAACGGCGCGGTCGTGGCGAGCACGCTGCCGCCGCGCGCCACCCGGGCGCTGACGCCGCCGGTGCTTGCCGCGATGCCCGACGCCGACATCGTGGATCTCGACGGCGAGCAGTACGCGGTCCGCACGCTGCTGCGGCATGGCGATCTCGCCGTCTACACGATGGACTCGATTGAAGCCTCGGCGCGTGCGATCCTCGGCACGACGGTGCGCGCGCTCGGCATCATCGCCTTGTGCTCGCTGGCGCTGGCGGCGATTGCCAGCATGTGGCTCGCGCGCACGCTGGCGCGGCCCATCGACACGCTGTCGCGATCGCTGACGGCGCTCGCCTCGTCGCGCGACTTCGACCGTCCGGTGGCGCGCACCGGATCGAGCGTCGAAGTCGATGCCCTGACCGACACGTTCAACTCGCTCATGTCGACCGTCGCCGCCGCCGAGGAGGAGACCCGCAGCACGTACGTCGGCGCCATACGGGCGCTCGCGCTGGCGCTCGACGCGCGCGATCCGTACACGGCGGGGCACTCCGAGCGTGTCAGCACGATCTCCGTGACGGTCGGCCATCACATGGGGCTGGGCGAAGACGACCTCGACACCCTCCGCCTCGGCGCGCTGCTGCACGACATCGGCAAGATCGGCATCAGCGACGACGTGCTGCGCAAGGCGGGACCGTTGACGGCGGTCGAGTACGAGGCGATCAAGCAGCATCCCGTCACCGGAGCGCGCATCCTGCGGTCGGTCGCGTTCCTGGCGCGGCACCTGCCGATCGTCGAGCTGCACCACGAGCGGCCCGACGGCAAGGGCTACCCCTACGGCCGCCTCGCCGACGAGATCCCGGTCCTGGCGCGGATCGTCCACGTCGTCGATGCCTTCGACGCGATGACGAGCGCGCGCGCGTATCGTCCCGCGCGCAGCGCCGCCGAAGCGCTGCAGGAGCTCTGGCGGCACGCCGGATCGCAGTTCGACGCCGACGTCGTGCAGGCGCTGGCCGCGGTCGCGCCGACGCTGCGCCTCGAGCAGGAACGGCACGACGTGGCTCACGCCCACGCGCCGCGCTCGACCCTGGTCACCTTCCCACGCGCATGA
- a CDS encoding PilT/PilU family type 4a pilus ATPase, producing the protein MGRDSEDIDRLIAELHASTSAPRGSALGDTARVEGWLRRLADAGGSDLLLVAGAPPSIRVDGRVRPLADGPIDGIDIEEAVLPALPPHARRIYRQSQIADGSFRVQGLGRFRINLHRERGRAAAALRALPTRVPRLSSLGLPSSVELLTHLPRGLVLIGGPTGSGKTTTLAALVDEISRRDARHIVTIEDPIEYEHQHHAGVVEQVEIGVDAPDFPTALRASLRQAPDIIVVGEMRDPETMRIALAAAETGHLVLSTVHTTDAASTVGRIADSFPDERQNTIRQELSMALAAVMVQTLLPRTGGGLVPAAELLMVSYGARQHVRKNALQHLHQEITITRKQGSFTFEESLAQLVRQGLIERREALARAPHAEELEQLLARDMGTKDASHGA; encoded by the coding sequence GTGGGACGCGACTCCGAGGACATCGACCGGCTGATCGCCGAACTGCACGCCTCGACGTCGGCGCCCAGGGGATCGGCGCTCGGCGATACCGCGCGGGTCGAGGGATGGCTGCGGCGGCTCGCGGACGCCGGGGGCAGCGACCTGCTGCTGGTCGCCGGCGCGCCGCCGTCGATCCGTGTCGACGGCCGCGTCCGCCCGCTCGCGGACGGCCCGATCGACGGCATCGACATCGAGGAAGCCGTGCTGCCGGCGCTGCCGCCGCACGCGCGCCGCATCTACCGGCAGTCGCAGATCGCCGACGGCTCGTTCCGCGTCCAGGGGCTGGGACGCTTCCGGATCAACCTGCATCGCGAGCGCGGCCGGGCGGCCGCCGCGCTGCGCGCGCTGCCCACCCGCGTCCCGCGGCTGTCCTCGCTCGGGCTGCCGTCGAGCGTCGAGCTGCTGACGCACCTGCCTCGCGGACTGGTGCTGATCGGCGGTCCCACGGGCTCGGGCAAGACGACCACGCTTGCCGCGCTGGTCGACGAGATCAGCCGCCGGGACGCGCGGCACATCGTCACCATCGAAGACCCGATCGAGTACGAGCACCAGCATCATGCCGGCGTCGTCGAGCAGGTCGAGATCGGCGTGGACGCGCCGGATTTCCCGACGGCGCTGCGCGCCTCGCTGCGGCAGGCGCCCGACATCATCGTCGTCGGCGAGATGCGGGATCCCGAGACGATGCGGATCGCGCTGGCGGCCGCCGAGACCGGCCACCTGGTGCTGTCGACCGTCCATACGACCGACGCCGCGTCGACGGTCGGACGGATCGCCGATTCGTTTCCCGACGAGCGGCAGAACACCATCCGGCAGGAGCTGTCGATGGCGCTGGCGGCGGTGATGGTGCAGACCCTGCTGCCGCGCACGGGCGGCGGCCTCGTGCCCGCGGCGGAGCTGCTGATGGTGAGCTACGGCGCGCGGCAGCACGTCCGCAAGAACGCGCTGCAGCATCTGCATCAGGAGATCACGATCACCCGCAAGCAGGGCTCGTTCACGTTCGAGGAGTCGCTGGCGCAACTGGTGCGCCAGGGCCTGATCGAGCGGCGCGAGGCGCTGGCGCGCGCGCCCCATGCCGAGGAACTCGAACAGTTGCTGGCGCGCGACATGGGTACAAAAGATGCTAGTCACGGGGCGTAG
- a CDS encoding zf-TFIIB domain-containing protein — protein MDGIFSPSYACGTIEVCRGGWRALRGQRHANSIADTDMNCPNCGAPMALLATRPCWQCGHCSTVVCPEPAADGLRMTSEPGHECPICRQHLLRAVMDDREHLEICERCKGILMPLRAFAETLTAKRRAADTPSVTPSPADRRELDRQTACPRCGNAMITDWYYGPGNIVIDTCPPCHLVWLDAGELQRAIDAPGRDRRR, from the coding sequence ATGGATGGCATCTTCTCACCTTCGTACGCTTGTGGCACGATTGAAGTTTGCCGAGGCGGCTGGCGTGCGCTGCGCGGACAGCGCCACGCGAACAGCATCGCCGACACTGACATGAACTGCCCCAATTGCGGCGCCCCGATGGCCCTCCTCGCGACTCGCCCCTGCTGGCAGTGCGGGCATTGCAGCACCGTGGTCTGTCCCGAGCCCGCTGCCGACGGCCTGCGGATGACCAGCGAACCGGGGCACGAGTGTCCCATCTGCCGGCAGCATCTCCTGCGCGCCGTGATGGACGATCGCGAACACCTCGAGATCTGCGAGCGCTGCAAGGGCATCCTGATGCCGCTCCGCGCCTTTGCCGAGACGCTGACGGCCAAGCGCCGCGCGGCAGACACGCCGAGCGTGACCCCAAGCCCCGCCGACCGCCGCGAGCTCGATCGGCAGACCGCCTGCCCGCGCTGCGGCAACGCGATGATCACCGACTGGTATTACGGCCCCGGCAACATCGTGATCGACACCTGCCCGCCCTGCCACCTCGTCTGGCTCGACGCCGGCGAACTGCAACGCGCCATCGACGCACCAGGCCGGGACCGCCGGCGGTAG
- a CDS encoding PA2779 family protein, whose amino-acid sequence MQMFRRILATTLAVMLCAPAAWAQQTHVINKSALDQAVQQRISQDQADRETLRSFLNDPTVKQVAAKAGLSTERAEAALATLQGDDLRAAASQARAVNQDLAGGATVVITTTTIIIILLIILIIVAID is encoded by the coding sequence ATGCAGATGTTTCGTCGAATCCTCGCCACCACGCTCGCGGTGATGCTCTGCGCACCGGCGGCGTGGGCGCAGCAGACCCACGTCATCAACAAGTCGGCGCTCGACCAGGCGGTCCAGCAGCGCATCAGCCAGGATCAGGCGGACCGGGAAACGCTCCGCAGCTTCCTGAACGATCCGACCGTGAAGCAGGTGGCCGCGAAGGCGGGGCTGTCGACCGAGCGCGCCGAAGCGGCGCTGGCGACGCTGCAGGGGGATGACCTCCGCGCGGCGGCGAGCCAGGCGCGCGCGGTCAACCAGGACCTCGCGGGTGGTGCGACGGTCGTCATCACGACGACGACGATCATCATCATCCTGCTGATCATCCTGATCATCGTCGCCATCGACTAG